The DNA region GAAATGATGGCTGACCTGCGTGGTGTGAAGTCTGGAGATGCTTTTGTGGCTCTATTGGAAAGCAAAATAGCCGCCGTGTTCACAGGCGACTACTTCGATATTTCCTTGCCAAATAATCTGGCGAACTCCGCGCCGCGCAACCCCTCGTGGTTCGGCTACTGCGCCGCCCTCAATGTCCTCGATTCAAGGGTGCTGTTCTCGACATTGCACACGAGAGAGTTGTTCAGCCCGACCGCTGACGGCACGAAGTCCGCATTGGAACGGCACCATCTGTTCCCGAAGGCGTACCTTGCGCGAATCGGCATAACGGACGACCGCGACCGCAACCAGACGGCGAACTTTGCCTTCATCGAGTGGAGTGACAACATAGAGATACTCGACACCAGCCCCGCCGAGTATATGAAAGACCAGCTTGCCAAAATCCCCGCAGGCGAGAAGGACGGCATATACACCGACCACGCACTGCCCGACGGCTGGGAGCATATGGAGTATGCCAACTTCTTGACAAAACGGCGTGTTCTGATGGCAAAGGTCATCAAGCATGGATATGAACGGTTGAGATGAGGTGCGGGGTTACAATCCGCGACAAGCGGTTTATCGAAGACCGCGAGCTGTCTCATAGGGTGATTGAGGAACTTGAAAAGGTTGTTCCTGTGTACAAACCTAAACCTAAAAAGAAGAAACCATCGAAGTCGGAGGAACATCTATGAAATCAGAACTAACAAAAATCCCCGGTATCGGGACAAACATGGCAGAACATCTGATTCGAGCAGGCTATCCAACAATTGAGAGCCTGAAAGGGCAAAGCCCTGACGAAATTTACGCTGCCGACTGCATTGCCCAAGGTATGCCAGTGGACAGATGCGCTTTGTACTGCTATCGGTTTGCGGTGTATTACGCAGACCACAACGGGCAGTTATCAGAGGGAAAAGCCAACTGGTGGGATTGGAAGGATTGAACCTTTTATACTGGAGTGCGGAAACATTTGCCATAAATAGGAGGACATGGTATAATAGGGTAAGAGTTTCACAGGAGGCGATTACTCTATGGACGGAAGGCATACTGCGAAACGAGGAAGACCCGCAAAGCCCGTTTCAAACCCCAGCATGATCACGAAAGCTGTGATCCAATTTCTGCAGACGAGTATGAGCGAGACGGTGGCAAAAAGGATTGCAGGTTTGATACTTATCGCCGCCGGCATTTCGAACGACCGCATCGTCGAACTAACCGGGCTGAGCGATCGAAGCATCTGGACACTCAAGAAAGCCGTAAATGGTGGCGACATAGACAGTCTCTTTACGACAGGGCGTGGCGGCGGCAGGCCCGGGAAAGCAAAGGGCATCGAGAGCGCCATCGCCGAGGAAGTGGAGAAAAACAACTATCACAGTCGCCAGCAGGTCGCAGACATGATATTTGAGAAATTTGGCATCAGGATGTCTGTTTCTGCAGTTGGGAAGCTTCTAAAAAAAACGGCATCAGGCGATTGAAAAGCGGCTCGATGCCCGCAAAAGCGAACGCTGCGGTTCAACGGGGATACTACGACACCATTTTACATCCACTGATGTCAAAGGCAAAGGCGAACAAGCTGACGTTACTGTTCCTGGATGGCTCTCACTTCGTCATGGGCTGCGACTTTCTTGGATATCGCCGTACAGCCCAAATCTGAACCTTATAGAGCGTCTGTGGAAACATGTCAAGAGTAGATTGCGTTCTAAATACTACGACCAGTTCGATGATTTCAAGGAAACTATAGATGCTATTATTGAAGACACAAGCAAGAGGAGCAAGAAGCTTATCGACAAACTCACTGGTAACTCAGCCCAGATATTTGATACGCTCGTCCCCATCAA from Oscillospiraceae bacterium includes:
- a CDS encoding helix-turn-helix domain-containing protein, coding for MDGRHTAKRGRPAKPVSNPSMITKAVIQFLQTSMSETVAKRIAGLILIAAGISNDRIVELTGLSDRSIWTLKKAVNGGDIDSLFTTGRGGGRPGKAKGIESAIAEEVEKNNYHSRQQVADMIFEKFGIRMSVSAVGKLLKKTASGD
- a CDS encoding helix-hairpin-helix domain-containing protein translates to MKSELTKIPGIGTNMAEHLIRAGYPTIESLKGQSPDEIYAADCIAQGMPVDRCALYCYRFAVYYADHNGQLSEGKANWWDWKD
- a CDS encoding transposase, whose protein sequence is MLRHHFTSTDVKGKGEQADVTVPGWLSLRHGLRLSWISPYSPNLNLIERLWKHVKSRLRSKYYDQFDDFKETIDAIIEDTSKRSKKLIDKLTGNSAQIFDTLVPINENSFVVDSVSKDKTENVA